One Candidatus Thermoplasmatota archaeon DNA segment encodes these proteins:
- a CDS encoding UbiA family prenyltransferase, with the protein MIISKIRIFADIGRAQGITVTASVAICGALSSSAVVQWYHIVYFTLIACFLHTTLNTYIAKNDVKLDAYTYLPERNPIISGELSEREALRYVWCGSAVGFLLIILFFFIPNYNYPFIILTLITALLAFFWLIWYGWKGKFYLFSYDLSFSASYSFCVLFGVFAVGGMPTIYTWLFIGVTIFATTAFAQWENGLKDVEADRKAGVKSFAVALGVRSCERPGQHYLGYGIGLKSLFLLFCFLAFLECKDYRYLIFLLIYAIPSQTFILYRFATLSKPIEHRKTILLDVTLTGILVYSVIYGKVGITWIGFLIIYLILGYLIGSLVQKKCEFKFRRFYIPK; encoded by the coding sequence ATGATAATTTCTAAAATCAGAATATTTGCTGACATTGGCAGAGCGCAGGGCATTACTGTAACTGCTAGCGTTGCAATATGCGGAGCTTTAAGCTCAAGTGCTGTTGTCCAATGGTACCATATAGTTTATTTTACCTTAATAGCTTGCTTTCTACATACAACTCTCAATACATACATTGCAAAAAACGATGTAAAATTAGATGCTTACACCTATTTGCCCGAGCGCAACCCTATAATTTCAGGAGAGCTCAGCGAGAGAGAGGCTTTAAGATATGTATGGTGCGGTAGCGCAGTTGGTTTTTTACTTATTATTCTGTTCTTTTTCATACCGAACTACAATTATCCATTTATCATTCTCACCCTGATAACCGCTCTGCTCGCTTTCTTCTGGCTTATCTGGTACGGCTGGAAAGGTAAATTCTACCTTTTTTCTTACGATTTGAGTTTCTCAGCTTCTTACAGCTTTTGTGTCCTCTTTGGCGTTTTTGCAGTTGGCGGCATGCCCACAATTTACACTTGGCTCTTTATAGGAGTAACTATTTTCGCAACTACTGCTTTCGCGCAGTGGGAAAATGGTCTTAAAGATGTCGAGGCTGATAGAAAAGCTGGAGTAAAAAGTTTTGCAGTAGCATTAGGAGTGAGGAGTTGCGAAAGACCAGGGCAGCATTATCTTGGTTATGGAATTGGCTTGAAATCATTGTTTCTCCTTTTCTGTTTCTTAGCTTTTTTAGAATGCAAAGATTATCGCTATCTAATATTCCTTTTAATTTACGCTATCCCTTCCCAAACATTTATTCTCTACCGTTTCGCAACGCTCTCAAAGCCTATAGAGCATCGTAAAACAATACTGCTTGACGTGACTCTTACAGGGATTTTAGTTTATTCTGTTATTTATGGAAAGGTAGGCATAACCTGGATTGGCTTTCTAATAATCTACCTTATTCTCGGCTATTTGATTGGCTCTTTAGTGCAGAAAAAATGTGAGTTTAAATTCAGAAGGTTTTATATACCAAAATAA
- the mptA gene encoding GTP cyclohydrolase MptA, giving the protein MAVDVQNKVPALRFKLTRVGIRGVRKPVFVERGGKLTTLAANIDVFVDLPASKKGVHMSRNIEAVNEILDRSIEKPVKGVENLCANIAKQLLSKHDYANRSEVRMEAEYFLECKTPSGALSTENYTLIGRAVAERGKEVKKAIGVEVTGMSACPCAIEAVRELLPKRKYPVITHNQRNVSRLIIEVPEEYDIEANDLIRLVESSMSSPTYELLKKRDEAKIVLQAHRNPKFVEDIVRDILAKILKNYSYLPDDVVVELRSESEESIHKHNAFAERITTLGELRK; this is encoded by the coding sequence ATGGCTGTCGACGTACAAAACAAAGTTCCCGCACTAAGATTCAAGCTTACAAGAGTAGGTATTAGAGGAGTAAGAAAGCCTGTGTTTGTGGAAAGAGGTGGTAAATTGACTACTTTAGCTGCTAATATAGATGTTTTTGTAGATTTGCCTGCTTCTAAAAAGGGTGTGCACATGTCTAGAAATATAGAGGCGGTAAACGAAATTTTAGATAGAAGTATAGAGAAGCCTGTAAAAGGAGTGGAGAATCTATGCGCAAATATCGCTAAGCAGCTTCTTAGCAAGCATGATTATGCAAATAGAAGTGAAGTGAGAATGGAAGCTGAATATTTTTTAGAGTGCAAAACTCCTTCAGGTGCTCTGAGCACTGAGAATTATACATTAATAGGGAGAGCTGTTGCAGAAAGAGGCAAGGAAGTAAAGAAAGCGATTGGCGTGGAAGTTACAGGTATGAGCGCATGCCCCTGTGCAATTGAGGCTGTAAGAGAGCTACTGCCTAAGCGCAAATATCCTGTAATTACTCACAACCAAAGAAATGTTTCTAGATTGATAATAGAAGTTCCTGAGGAATATGACATAGAGGCAAATGACTTAATAAGATTGGTAGAAAGCTCTATGAGCTCACCTACTTACGAGCTTTTAAAGAAGAGGGACGAGGCTAAAATTGTGCTTCAAGCGCATCGCAATCCTAAATTTGTAGAAGATATTGTTAGAGATATATTAGCTAAAATTTTGAAAAATTACAGTTACTTGCCTGACGATGTTGTAGTAGAGTTAAGAAGCGAAAGTGAAGAGAGCATTCACAAGCATAATGCTTTTGCAGAAAGAATCACAACTCTAGGAGAGTTAAGGAAGTAG